The sequence AACGATGGAAGGTCTCATGGGTGACGGTCTGCAAAAACATCTCGTAGTTGTCTTTGAACATGATAATATTGGAACCGTAACCATCGGCCGTGGCCCAGCTCCGGATGCCCCAGTTGATCCCGATCCCGAGCGTGTCATGAACCCGCAAAGGCTCCATCAGAAACCAGCTGATATGACCCATTACCCGATCGCTGAAAAATTTCTCTCGCTCTCGGATGACATCAACCAGGCTGTCATAGTTGTCCCGGTAGCGGTAAAAATCCGCGAAGCCAAACAGGTTGTGTGGATTGAGCCATTTAAAAATCATTGTTTCCGGCGAATTGTCAGCCGACAGCAGAATAAAACGCGCATAATCAGAATCGTCAGGAAGCGGAGGCTCAATATATCCAAGATCACGGCGATGAGCGAGCATATTTTCGATAATCGGATGCCTGCTCAGCCCGAGTGCTGTTTCAAAGTCATCCGAATTGGAATTATAATAAGCCAGTACTTTCTCGGCAAAAGACAGGTCAATGGACAGCTGGTAGCGATCCGAAACCTCGATCCGGTATGCCCGTGGCGGTGTGAACCCGGAAAACTCCTGTGGAAATTCTGGCATCTGGGTGTTCATGATATCCTGGCAATGGGATCGATATGAAGCCAGCGTCAGAGCGCATTGGAGAGCCGATTCGAGATCAATCGGTTCCACCAGCGGATACTTCTCGGGGGTAAGCTCGTCGAAGAGTCCATAGAACCCACCCCCGCTGGCTGACTGCATTTCCTGCAATTCATATAGTCTGTTGATGTCAGACGGCCTTTTCAAGCGTCCAAGATAATCGAAAAGTATCTGTGCGTCCTTAAGAGTCAGGTATCGCCTCAGCTCGGTCACCAGCGAATCTAACTGTGTGGAAGTGGAATCCGCCCTCAGGTCCTCCCATTTGAAATCATGGTCCTGCGGAATTCCCAGACGGTTTTGCGGTCCACATCCGGAAAGTAATACAATTGTCAGCGTGACTAAAAATAGTGTTACAATAAATTTATCCAGCATTGCTCAACTCCCGCTTTGATTATCCGCCCAAAGTAAATATTTAGAGCCCATATATCTTATATTGGTAAATCTTTTGTCGCATTTATTAAAACATATAAATTAATCTCATGCAAATATATTTAAACGGAAGCTTCGTTGAAAAAGATCGAGCCGGGCTTTCTGTCGATGAGCGTGGATTTCTGCTGGCCGACGGGCTCTATGAGGTGGTGCGTGTTTACGGTGGAAATATGCTTCGCCTGGAGGACCACCTGGAACGTCTGCGCCATGGATGCCGTGAGCTGTCGATCGAATATGACGATTTCTCCCAAATCGAGGAAATCGCTTATAAACTTTTGGGGCGCAATTCTCATAAATCAGGTCAGGCAACAGTCTATATCCAGATAACCCGCGGGGTTGCGCCTCGCAAACATCGCTTTCCATCAAAAGGCACACGACCGACCGTTTATATCGCAACTTCCCCGATTTCTCCGAACCTTGACCAGATTAAAGCCGGCATCGCCGCGATCACTGTCGATGACATTCGCTGGAAGCGGTGTGATCTCAAGACTATTGCGCTATTGCCGAATGTCCTGGCGCAGGAAGGAGCAAGCCGATCCGGTGCGCAGGAAGCACTGTTTGTTGACGCTGGTAATATCATGGAAGGCACGCACAGCAATTGCTTCGCGATAAAAGCAGGCCGGTTGTTCACTCCGCCTTTGTCGAACAAAATTCTGGCCGGGATCACCAGGAAGATAGTTTTCGAGATCTGTGCGCAAACAGGACTCGATGTTTACATGGAGCCTATTCCGCGGGCTTCAATTTCCGGGCTGGATGAGCTCTTTATCACCAGCACGACTCTCGAGATTACGCCGGTGATTAGACTCGATGATAACATTATTAATGAGAGTATTCCCGGACAATTGACAATGCAGGTACAAAAAATGTTCTACGAGTATATCGCCAGGGAATGTGATTATCCCGCTCTCCTGGACATTCTCTGAGATCAAATTTCTTTGAAAATTCACGCTTTTTGTTATATTGATTCAATATAGATTATATACCCTCAGGAGTGTAGTATGTCCCGATTCTTGTTAATTGTTATAATGGTTTTTATAATATTTTCTAACGGACCACTCGATGCGCAGGACACCGATGAAATCCCGGTCACGCGCTGGTTGGATCTTGATGGCACCGAACCTGTTACATTCGATGAATGGAAAACCGGCCGGGCGGAACCGGGAGAATTTAAGATCGAACAGGTTATGAAATTCAGTCCCGCCAGCAACCGGACCGACAGCACCATGTTCTGTGTGGTTGTCAATTCCAGCCTGTATTCCTCCATCGAAAGTGATTTGATCACCTATGGCAACGACCTGGCGGGCGATAATTTCGCGGTCGAATTTTATACCACCTCAGGCGGAACCGCCATGGAATTGCGCACATTTTTAGCTGATCGCTATTCACAGGGGCTCGAGGGCGCGGTGTTGATCGGTGATCTGCCGGTGGCCTGGTACGAGAAAGACTGCTGGGAGGATCCAGTCACCCATGAGCAATGGCCCTGCGATTTATTCTATATGGATCTCGACGGCATTTTCAGCGACAGCGACAGCGATGGTATCTACGATTCCCACAGCGGTGATACCACTCCCGAAATCTGGGTCGGTCGCCTGACCGCGGGACCTTTGACCTACGGTGGCATGGGAGAGGTCGCACTGCTTCAAAACTATTTCAATAAAAATCATCTTTACCGTACAGGCCAGTTGAGTTTGAATTCGCGATCACTGGTTTATGTCGATGATGACTGGGAGTACTGGGCCGGTGAATGGAACACCGATGTCAGCTTTGCCTATCCGACCAGGACACTGGTCAGCGATCCATATACGACCTGGGCGACTGATTACGAGGAACGCCTGGACCATAACTATGAATCGATTCTGGTCTGCGTACACTCCAGTCCCTCGACCCATTTTTTCAAGGATCCCAACGAAAACTGGAGCTACACATACAACTCGGAAGTCCGCAGTATCGATCCGCAGGCTTTCTTCTATAACCTGTTTGCCTGCTCCAATGCTCGTTATGTCGAAGCGAACTATATGGCGGGATGGTATGTCTTCTGCCAGACCTACGGGCTGGTGGCGCTGGGAAGCACAAAGACCGGATCGATGCTCGAGTTTCTGGATTTTTATCAGCCCTTCGGACAGCGCAAGACGATCGGCGAAGCCTTCATGGACTGGTTTGTTGCCCAGGGGGCGGGCGGATATTCCGACTACGAAACCTGCTGGTTCTACGGCATGACCATGATCGGCGATCCGACTTTGCGCAAGTCAATGGTCTGTGTCGATTCCGATGGTGACGGTTACGGTGACCCGGAAGTGGTCGAGAACGAATGCCCGGATGATAACTGCCCGGATATCCACAATCCCGGCCAGGCCGACAGCGATTTCGACAATGTCGGTGACCTGTGCGATAATTGCCCCGATATTTACAACGGCACTCAGGTCGATTCCGATTCCGATGATGTCGGTGATGCCTGCGATAACTGCCCGGATCATTACAATCCCGGACAGGAGGATTCCGATTCCGATGGTGTCGGTGATGCCTGCGACTTTATCTGTGGCGATGTTAACAGCGACAGCGTGATCGATGTATCCGACGCGGTGTATATCATCAACTACGCTTTCTCGGGCGGACCGGAACCCGAACCGATTGAGTCGGGCGATGTCAACTGCGATGATATCGTGGATGTATCCGACGCG comes from Candidatus Zixiibacteriota bacterium and encodes:
- a CDS encoding D-alanine aminotransferase Dat, producing MQIYLNGSFVEKDRAGLSVDERGFLLADGLYEVVRVYGGNMLRLEDHLERLRHGCRELSIEYDDFSQIEEIAYKLLGRNSHKSGQATVYIQITRGVAPRKHRFPSKGTRPTVYIATSPISPNLDQIKAGIAAITVDDIRWKRCDLKTIALLPNVLAQEGASRSGAQEALFVDAGNIMEGTHSNCFAIKAGRLFTPPLSNKILAGITRKIVFEICAQTGLDVYMEPIPRASISGLDELFITSTTLEITPVIRLDDNIINESIPGQLTMQVQKMFYEYIARECDYPALLDIL